From a region of the Sinorhizobium sp. B11 genome:
- a CDS encoding site-specific DNA-methyltransferase, giving the protein MASVFPLADLKASVKPGSWVDTIIKGDCVAALEALPNQSVDVIFADPPYNLQLGGTLHRPDQSLVDAVDDEWDQFASFEAYDAFTRAWLLACRRVLKPTGTIWVIGSYHNIFRVGATLQDLNFWILNDIVWRKTNPMPNFKGRRFQNAHETMIWASPNAKAKGYTFNYDAMKAANDDVQMRSDWLFPICSGNERLKGEDGKKVHPTQKPEALLARVIMASSKPGDIILDPFFGSGTTGAVAKRLGRHFVGIEREQDYIDAASARIAAVEPLGKAELTVMTGKKAEARVAFNVLVESGLIKPGQVLTDARRRYSAVVRADGTVAAGGEAGSIHRLGAKVQGLDACNGWTFWHFDDGQSLRPIDDLRSIIRSDLAKMD; this is encoded by the coding sequence ATGGCGTCTGTTTTTCCGCTTGCCGACCTCAAGGCTTCCGTCAAGCCGGGTTCTTGGGTCGACACGATCATCAAGGGCGATTGCGTTGCAGCCCTTGAGGCTCTTCCGAACCAGTCGGTTGACGTCATCTTCGCCGATCCGCCCTATAACCTTCAACTCGGCGGCACGCTGCACCGTCCCGACCAGTCGCTGGTCGATGCCGTCGACGATGAATGGGACCAGTTCGCCTCCTTCGAGGCCTATGATGCTTTCACGCGCGCCTGGCTGCTCGCCTGCCGCCGTGTGCTGAAGCCGACGGGCACGATCTGGGTCATCGGCTCCTATCACAATATCTTCCGCGTTGGCGCTACGCTGCAGGACCTGAACTTCTGGATCCTCAACGACATCGTCTGGCGCAAGACGAACCCGATGCCGAATTTCAAGGGCCGTCGTTTCCAGAATGCCCATGAAACGATGATCTGGGCGAGCCCGAACGCCAAGGCCAAGGGCTATACGTTCAATTACGATGCCATGAAGGCCGCCAATGACGATGTGCAGATGCGCTCCGACTGGCTCTTCCCGATCTGCAGCGGCAACGAGCGCCTGAAGGGCGAGGATGGCAAGAAGGTCCATCCGACTCAGAAGCCGGAAGCGTTGCTCGCCCGCGTCATCATGGCCTCGTCGAAGCCCGGCGATATCATTCTCGATCCCTTCTTCGGTTCGGGAACGACCGGCGCCGTTGCCAAGCGTCTCGGCCGCCACTTCGTCGGCATCGAGCGTGAGCAGGACTATATCGATGCGGCCTCTGCCCGCATCGCCGCCGTCGAGCCGCTCGGCAAGGCGGAACTGACCGTCATGACCGGCAAGAAGGCCGAGGCCCGCGTCGCCTTCAACGTGCTGGTCGAAAGCGGCCTTATCAAGCCCGGCCAGGTGCTGACGGATGCCAGACGGCGTTACAGCGCCGTGGTGCGCGCCGACGGCACTGTCGCCGCTGGTGGCGAGGCTGGCTCCATTCATCGTCTCGGCGCGAAAGTGCAGGGCCTTGATGCATGCAACGGGTGGACATTCTGGCACTTCGACGACGGGCAATCCCTGCGCCCAATCGACGACTTGCGGTCCATCATCCGCAGCGACCTTGCAAAGATGGATTGA
- a CDS encoding GntR family transcriptional regulator, translated as MSREPEDTITARIARVLAERIVHGEIAPGARLRQDHIAEEFDTSHVPVREAFRRLEAQGLAISEPRRGVRVASFDLAEVREVAEMRAALEVLALTHASRHLTPAILDAAEEATREGDAAADVHAWEEANRRFHRLILTPCAMPRLLASIDDLHAASARFLFSAWRSGWEKRTDHDHRAILAALRQGKAEEAAAILQKHVQWIGRAPQPAQKGGEREAFAIVG; from the coding sequence ATGAGCAGGGAACCTGAAGACACCATCACCGCGCGCATCGCCCGCGTGCTTGCAGAGCGCATCGTCCATGGCGAGATTGCGCCTGGCGCTCGTCTTCGACAGGACCATATTGCCGAGGAGTTCGACACCAGCCATGTGCCGGTACGCGAGGCTTTCCGTCGGCTGGAGGCGCAGGGACTGGCGATCAGCGAGCCGCGCCGTGGCGTTCGCGTCGCCTCCTTTGATCTCGCCGAGGTGCGCGAGGTCGCTGAAATGCGCGCCGCACTCGAAGTGCTTGCTTTGACACATGCCAGCCGCCACCTGACGCCCGCCATTCTTGACGCTGCGGAGGAGGCGACACGCGAAGGCGATGCCGCTGCCGATGTGCATGCCTGGGAAGAGGCGAACCGCCGCTTCCACCGCCTGATCCTCACCCCTTGCGCCATGCCGCGCCTGCTCGCCTCGATCGACGACCTCCATGCGGCAAGTGCCCGCTTCCTGTTTTCCGCCTGGCGATCCGGTTGGGAAAAACGTACGGATCACGATCACAGGGCCATCCTTGCCGCACTTCGTCAGGGCAAGGCGGAGGAGGCTGCCGCCATCCTGCAGAAGCATGTGCAGTGGATCGGACGTGCCCCGCAACCCGCCCAGAAGGGCGGCGAACGTGAAGCTTTTGCTATCGTCGGCTGA
- a CDS encoding antibiotic biosynthesis monooxygenase, with amino-acid sequence MIAVIFEVIPYVGERHRYLDLAGELRSELEKIDGFISIERFESLTMRGKILSLSFFRDEEAVREWRNLEAHRAAQKAGRNGIFADYRLRIGQVIRDYGMIERAEAPEDSRHVHSLHVVE; translated from the coding sequence ATGATCGCCGTCATCTTCGAAGTCATCCCCTATGTCGGCGAACGCCATCGCTATCTCGACCTAGCCGGCGAACTCAGATCCGAACTCGAAAAGATCGACGGCTTCATCTCCATCGAGCGTTTCGAGAGCCTGACTATGCGCGGCAAGATCCTCTCGCTCTCGTTCTTCAGGGACGAAGAGGCGGTCCGCGAGTGGCGCAATCTCGAGGCCCATCGCGCGGCCCAGAAGGCCGGCCGCAACGGCATTTTCGCAGACTATCGCCTGCGTATCGGCCAGGTGATCAGGGATTATGGCATGATCGAGCGGGCCGAAGCACCTGAAGACAGCAGGCACGTCCATAGCCTTCATGTAGTGGAATGA
- a CDS encoding HAD family phosphatase, translating into MANDIKHIVFDIGKVLIHYDPQIPFSRLIPDEAERTWFFANICTHDWNVEQDRGRTWADAEALLIKEHPTREEHIRGFRKNWHEMIPHAYEDSVAIMEGFINEGRDVTMLTNFASDTFREAQERFPFLKKPRGVTVSGDVGLIKPDIAIYETHAKSFDLDPAATIFIDDAPVNVEGAKAAGWNAVLFTGADKLRADLATYGLRA; encoded by the coding sequence ATGGCAAACGACATCAAGCATATCGTTTTCGATATTGGCAAAGTTCTTATTCATTACGATCCGCAAATTCCCTTCAGCCGCCTCATTCCCGATGAGGCCGAGCGCACCTGGTTTTTCGCCAATATCTGCACGCACGACTGGAACGTCGAGCAGGACCGCGGCCGCACCTGGGCCGATGCCGAGGCCTTGCTGATCAAGGAGCATCCGACCCGCGAAGAGCATATCCGCGGCTTTCGCAAGAACTGGCACGAGATGATACCGCATGCCTATGAAGACAGCGTCGCGATCATGGAGGGCTTCATCAATGAAGGCCGGGACGTGACGATGCTGACCAACTTCGCGTCCGACACATTCCGCGAGGCGCAGGAACGCTTCCCCTTCCTCAAGAAGCCGCGCGGCGTAACCGTTTCCGGTGATGTCGGCCTCATCAAGCCCGATATCGCGATCTACGAAACGCATGCGAAGAGTTTCGACCTCGATCCGGCTGCGACAATCTTCATCGACGACGCACCCGTCAATGTCGAGGGCGCTAAGGCCGCCGGCTGGAATGCCGTGCTCTTCACCGGCGCCGACAAGCTGCGCGCCGACCTCGCGACTTACGGTTTGAGGGCCTGA
- the mutY gene encoding A/G-specific adenine glycosylase, producing the protein MTTRTPDAPTASPLLEWYDRHHRDLPWRVSPPMAKRGIKADPYHVWLSEVMLQQTTVQAVKPYFANFLAKWPSVTDLADAPVEAVMAAWAGLGYYARARNLKKCAEAVASEHGGIFPDTEEGLKALPGIGDYTAAAVSAIAFNRQAAVMDGNVERVISRLYAIATPLPAGKPLMRQKVALLTPADRPGDFAQAMMDLGATICTPKRPACSLCPFNGSCEALRLHDPEQFPVKAAKKEKPIRRGAAFVAVTSDGDILLRRRIESGLLGGMTEIPTTAWTARQDGETSAEAAPFKADWESAGSVTHIFTHFELRLSIFRVALTNRVQIDEGWWEPVINLEAQALPTIMKKAIAAAIPLAFKTAKG; encoded by the coding sequence ATGACGACACGCACACCGGACGCGCCGACTGCCTCCCCTCTCCTGGAATGGTACGACCGCCATCATCGCGACCTGCCCTGGCGGGTTTCGCCACCGATGGCCAAGCGCGGCATCAAGGCCGATCCCTATCACGTCTGGCTGTCCGAGGTGATGCTGCAGCAGACGACGGTGCAAGCGGTAAAACCCTACTTTGCCAATTTCCTTGCGAAATGGCCGTCCGTGACGGATCTCGCCGATGCGCCCGTTGAAGCGGTGATGGCCGCCTGGGCGGGGCTCGGCTATTATGCTCGGGCGCGCAATCTGAAGAAATGCGCCGAAGCCGTTGCCAGCGAACATGGCGGCATCTTTCCCGACACTGAAGAGGGCCTGAAAGCCCTGCCCGGCATCGGCGACTATACGGCCGCAGCAGTCTCGGCCATCGCCTTTAACCGTCAGGCCGCCGTGATGGACGGCAATGTCGAGCGGGTTATCTCGCGGCTCTATGCCATCGCTACGCCGCTTCCAGCCGGCAAACCGCTGATGCGCCAGAAGGTGGCGCTGCTGACGCCGGCTGACCGACCCGGCGATTTTGCCCAGGCGATGATGGATCTCGGCGCCACGATCTGTACGCCGAAGCGCCCGGCCTGCTCGCTCTGTCCGTTCAACGGATCGTGCGAGGCATTGCGGCTGCACGATCCCGAGCAGTTTCCGGTCAAGGCCGCCAAGAAGGAAAAACCGATCCGGCGGGGTGCGGCCTTCGTGGCAGTCACCTCCGATGGCGATATCCTGCTTCGGCGGCGGATTGAAAGCGGGTTGCTCGGCGGCATGACGGAAATTCCGACGACAGCATGGACAGCGCGGCAGGACGGCGAGACCTCAGCCGAAGCGGCACCCTTCAAGGCTGACTGGGAGAGCGCCGGCAGCGTCACCCACATCTTCACCCATTTCGAGCTCAGGCTTTCGATCTTCCGCGTGGCACTTACCAATCGCGTTCAAATCGATGAAGGCTGGTGGGAGCCAGTTATAAATCTTGAAGCTCAGGCGCTGCCGACTATCATGAAAAAAGCGATCGCAGCGGCTATTCCTCTCGCGTTCAAAACAGCCAAGGGATGA
- a CDS encoding DUF721 domain-containing protein: MSYPRKDEKQIAELTNGIIDPVLARRAGINSALLGSWDEIAGEDFADCTRPEKIAWARGGGDDGNFRPGVLTVACEGARALFLTHAQGELIQRINSFFGFAAVHQLRIVQKPVYQPVKRSRTPPPLKGEAARKLEGMMQGLEDEKIRKAIARLGTAVLGKRGR; encoded by the coding sequence ATGAGTTATCCACGCAAAGATGAGAAGCAGATTGCAGAGCTGACGAACGGCATCATCGATCCCGTTCTCGCCCGCCGTGCCGGCATCAACAGCGCACTTCTCGGCTCCTGGGACGAAATCGCCGGCGAGGACTTCGCCGATTGCACCCGCCCGGAAAAGATCGCCTGGGCCCGCGGCGGCGGCGATGATGGAAACTTCCGTCCCGGTGTGCTGACGGTTGCCTGCGAAGGCGCACGCGCTCTTTTCCTCACCCACGCGCAGGGGGAGCTTATCCAACGCATCAACAGCTTCTTCGGCTTTGCCGCCGTCCACCAGCTCCGCATCGTCCAGAAACCGGTCTACCAGCCGGTCAAACGTTCCCGCACGCCGCCGCCCTTGAAGGGCGAGGCGGCCCGCAAGCTGGAAGGGATGATGCAGGGCCTGGAGGATGAAAAGATCAGAAAGGCGATCGCTCGTCTGGGGACGGCGGTATTGGGCAAGCGGGGCAGATAG
- a CDS encoding nuclear transport factor 2 family protein, translating to MAFDPADAIDRFHAAINALDFPEIERWFAEDATYVSNGVGSLAGRAEIMAAFRRYFDDYPDQTAENSLVETLTPLSGRAVWSVRATHSKTGKPLIREGEETITFNADGKVTRVDVTDYQEF from the coding sequence ATGGCTTTCGATCCCGCTGACGCCATCGACCGCTTCCACGCGGCGATCAACGCGCTCGATTTTCCCGAGATCGAGCGCTGGTTCGCCGAGGATGCGACCTACGTCTCCAACGGCGTCGGCAGCCTTGCCGGTCGGGCCGAGATCATGGCTGCCTTCCGACGCTATTTCGACGATTACCCTGACCAGACAGCAGAAAACTCCCTGGTGGAAACGCTGACGCCGCTTTCCGGCCGGGCTGTCTGGTCCGTTCGGGCAACACACAGCAAGACCGGCAAGCCGCTGATCCGCGAAGGCGAGGAAACGATCACCTTCAATGCGGACGGCAAGGTTACGCGGGTCGATGTGACCGACTACCAGGAATTCTGA
- a CDS encoding chromosome segregation protein SMC, whose amino-acid sequence MKFNKLRVVGFKSFVEPTEFIIERGLTGVVGPNGCGKSNLVEALRWVMGENSYKNMRASGMDDVIFSGSGNRPARNTAEVALYLDNGERTAPAAFNDSDEIQVTRRIEREQGSIYRINGKESRAKDVQLLFADASTGARSPSMVGQGRIGELISAKPQARRQLLEEAAGISGLHSRRHEAELRLRAAESNLERLDDVTSQLESQIESLKRQARQANRFKTLSADIRAREAMLLHIRWVQAKEAEAEADSALNQATVVVAEKAQIQMEAAKSQGIASLKLPELREGEARVAAALQRLQIARSQLEEDANRILRRRDELTRRLTQLAEDIRREERLVADNAVILARLDAEEADIGETLADSGRYAEETRQVFEEAATKLADSERIFTTLTAERAEAAAGRNQLERAIRDLADRKLRLERQMDEANRELAGVGERIATLPDPEEKRAVVEAGEIAVAEAEAAIQSVELALAKAREMEAFSRAPVDQARSKLNALETEARTIQRMLAGAATGEFPPVAEELKVDRGFETALGAALGDDLESPLDPNAPAHWSENGDGAGDPGLPAGAVPLLNHVRAPAALIRRLRQIGLVAASDAPRLVKELKAGQRLVTREGAVYRWDGHVAGADAPSAAALRLAQKNRLAELEGEAELARDVLTEAEERLAAAADAIREEERRLTDARDMNRLSARHLAEAREALAAAERASGDLIRRRDVVAEAVSQLQSQLEDVAVQEENARIELEDAPDLTALDDRLRFQQAEVATDRGALAEARARHESLNRENDARQRRIVAIGQERETWRQRAASAEDHIATLRDREEEAREEAAELEMAPDEFDDKRRALLTELQKAEEARRHAADLLAEAELLQRDADHKAATALSELAESRERRGRAEERLVSAREKRQESEQRIRETLNVQPHEALRLAGRPGLQTLPDPREVEREVERLRIERERLGAVNLRADEEQKELSEKLEALIKERDDVIDAIRKLRGAIQSLNREGRERLIAAFDVVNAQFQRLFTHLFGGGTAELQLIESDDPLEAGLEILARPPGKKPQTMTLLSGGEQALTAMALIFAVFLTNPAPICVLDEVDAPLDDHNVERYCNLMDEMAASTETRFVIITHNPITMARMNRLFGVTMAEQGVSQLVSVDLQTAERLRETA is encoded by the coding sequence ATGAAGTTCAACAAGCTCCGCGTTGTCGGCTTCAAATCCTTCGTCGAACCGACAGAATTCATTATCGAGCGTGGCCTGACGGGTGTCGTCGGACCGAACGGCTGTGGCAAGTCCAACCTCGTCGAGGCCCTGCGCTGGGTCATGGGCGAGAATTCCTATAAGAACATGCGCGCGTCCGGCATGGACGACGTGATCTTTTCCGGCTCGGGAAACCGCCCGGCGCGCAACACGGCCGAAGTTGCGCTCTATCTTGATAATGGCGAACGTACCGCGCCTGCCGCCTTCAATGACAGCGATGAAATTCAGGTCACCCGACGCATCGAGCGTGAGCAGGGATCGATCTATCGCATCAACGGCAAGGAAAGCCGCGCCAAGGATGTTCAGCTGCTTTTCGCGGATGCTTCCACCGGCGCTCGTTCTCCCTCGATGGTGGGGCAGGGGCGTATCGGCGAACTGATTTCCGCAAAGCCGCAGGCACGCCGCCAGTTGCTGGAAGAGGCGGCCGGGATTTCCGGACTGCACTCCCGCCGCCATGAGGCCGAGCTTCGGTTGCGCGCCGCAGAAAGCAATCTGGAGCGGCTGGATGACGTCACGTCGCAGCTCGAAAGCCAGATCGAGAGCCTGAAGCGTCAGGCGCGCCAGGCAAACCGCTTCAAGACGCTCTCTGCCGATATTCGCGCCCGCGAGGCTATGCTCTTGCACATCCGTTGGGTGCAGGCGAAGGAAGCTGAGGCGGAGGCTGATAGCGCACTCAATCAGGCAACCGTCGTCGTCGCCGAAAAGGCGCAGATCCAGATGGAGGCGGCTAAGAGCCAAGGCATTGCCAGCCTGAAACTGCCTGAACTGCGCGAAGGCGAGGCGAGGGTCGCGGCCGCCCTCCAGCGCCTGCAAATCGCCCGCAGCCAGCTCGAGGAAGATGCCAACCGCATCCTGCGCCGTCGCGATGAACTCACCCGTCGTCTGACGCAGCTTGCCGAAGATATCAGGCGCGAGGAACGGCTTGTCGCCGACAATGCCGTCATCCTGGCAAGGCTCGATGCCGAAGAGGCCGATATCGGCGAAACCCTCGCCGATTCCGGCCGTTATGCCGAGGAGACGCGGCAGGTATTCGAAGAGGCTGCCACCAAGCTCGCAGATAGTGAGCGTATCTTCACCACCCTGACCGCGGAGCGCGCTGAAGCCGCAGCCGGACGCAACCAGCTGGAACGCGCCATCCGCGATCTCGCTGATCGCAAGCTCAGGCTCGAACGCCAGATGGACGAGGCCAACCGCGAGCTTGCCGGTGTCGGCGAGAGGATCGCAACGCTGCCGGACCCGGAAGAAAAGCGCGCCGTGGTGGAAGCCGGCGAGATCGCCGTCGCCGAGGCCGAAGCGGCGATCCAGTCCGTCGAACTGGCGCTCGCCAAGGCGCGCGAGATGGAAGCGTTCTCCCGCGCTCCGGTTGATCAGGCACGCAGCAAGCTCAACGCGCTTGAGACGGAAGCACGCACAATCCAGCGCATGCTGGCAGGCGCCGCCACAGGCGAATTCCCGCCGGTTGCCGAAGAGCTGAAAGTCGATCGCGGTTTCGAAACCGCGCTCGGTGCCGCCCTCGGAGACGACCTTGAATCCCCGCTCGACCCGAATGCGCCCGCCCATTGGTCGGAAAACGGCGATGGTGCCGGCGATCCGGGATTGCCTGCTGGTGCTGTGCCGCTGCTGAATCACGTTCGTGCACCCGCCGCGCTGATCCGTCGCCTGCGCCAGATAGGCCTGGTGGCCGCCAGCGATGCGCCGCGTCTGGTGAAGGAACTCAAGGCCGGCCAGCGGCTGGTCACCAGGGAAGGCGCCGTTTATCGCTGGGATGGCCATGTCGCCGGCGCGGACGCACCGAGCGCGGCCGCTCTTCGTCTCGCCCAGAAAAACCGCCTCGCCGAGCTCGAAGGTGAGGCAGAACTCGCTCGCGATGTTCTGACCGAAGCAGAGGAGCGCCTTGCCGCTGCGGCCGATGCGATCCGTGAAGAGGAGCGCAGGCTCACTGACGCCCGCGACATGAACCGCCTGTCCGCCCGTCATCTTGCCGAGGCACGCGAGGCTCTGGCCGCTGCGGAGCGCGCCTCGGGCGATCTCATTCGCCGCCGCGATGTCGTCGCCGAAGCCGTCAGTCAGTTGCAGTCGCAGCTCGAAGATGTTGCCGTTCAGGAAGAAAATGCCCGCATCGAACTCGAAGATGCGCCAGATCTGACCGCGCTCGATGACCGTCTGCGCTTCCAGCAGGCCGAAGTCGCGACCGATCGCGGTGCGCTTGCTGAAGCGCGCGCTCGCCATGAGAGCCTGAACCGCGAGAACGATGCGCGCCAGCGCCGCATCGTCGCCATCGGCCAGGAGCGCGAGACATGGCGACAGCGCGCCGCAAGTGCGGAAGATCACATCGCGACGCTCCGCGATCGTGAGGAGGAGGCCCGCGAAGAAGCCGCCGAGCTTGAAATGGCGCCCGATGAATTCGATGACAAGCGCCGCGCTTTGCTGACGGAATTGCAGAAGGCCGAGGAGGCCCGCCGTCATGCCGCTGATCTGCTGGCCGAAGCCGAGCTGCTGCAGCGCGACGCTGACCACAAGGCGGCGACAGCGCTTTCGGAGCTTGCTGAAAGCCGCGAGCGCCGCGGCCGCGCCGAGGAGCGCCTCGTCTCCGCACGCGAGAAGCGGCAGGAGAGCGAACAGCGCATTCGTGAGACACTCAATGTACAGCCCCATGAGGCGTTGCGCCTCGCCGGCCGGCCGGGACTGCAGACGCTGCCGGATCCGCGCGAGGTCGAGCGCGAAGTGGAGCGGCTAAGGATAGAGCGCGAGCGTCTGGGCGCCGTCAACCTGCGGGCCGACGAGGAGCAGAAGGAGCTCAGCGAGAAGCTGGAAGCGCTCATCAAGGAACGAGACGACGTCATCGATGCCATCAGAAAACTGCGCGGCGCGATCCAGAGCCTGAATCGTGAAGGCCGCGAACGACTGATTGCCGCCTTCGACGTCGTCAACGCCCAGTTCCAGCGGCTCTTCACCCACCTTTTCGGCGGTGGCACGGCGGAGCTGCAGCTCATTGAATCAGACGATCCGCTGGAAGCCGGCCTCGAAATCCTCGCCCGCCCGCCCGGCAAGAAGCCGCAGACCATGACTCTGCTTTCCGGCGGCGAGCAGGCGCTGACGGCAATGGCGCTGATCTTTGCCGTCTTCCTCACCAATCCCGCGCCGATCTGCGTGCTGGACGAGGTGGATGCCCCGCTCGACGACCACAATGTCGAGCGCTATTGCAACCTGATGGACGAGATGGCGGCCTCCACGGAGACACGATTCGTCATCATCACCCACAACCCGATCACCATGGCGCGCATGAATCGCCTCTTCGGTGTGACGATGGCCGAGCAGGGTGTTTCTCAGCTGGTCTCGGTTGATCTGCAGACTGCAGAGCGTCTCCGTGAGACGGCCTGA
- a CDS encoding NIPSNAP family protein: protein MITCFIRYEIDPFRKDAFAEYARNWGQAIPRNGADLIGYFGPHEGSATTAYGVYNIESLTAYEAYRARLAADPLGRENYEFARRERFILKEDRIFLKNVSAPHTRLVLP from the coding sequence ATGATCACTTGCTTTATCCGCTACGAGATCGACCCGTTCCGCAAGGATGCCTTTGCCGAATATGCCCGCAACTGGGGGCAGGCGATCCCGAGAAACGGCGCCGACCTGATCGGCTATTTCGGCCCGCACGAGGGTTCCGCGACGACGGCGTACGGTGTCTACAACATCGAAAGCCTGACAGCCTATGAGGCCTATCGCGCAAGACTTGCCGCCGATCCGCTCGGTCGGGAGAACTACGAATTCGCCCGCCGTGAACGCTTCATCCTGAAAGAGGACCGCATCTTCCTGAAGAATGTCTCGGCCCCACATACGAGACTGGTACTGCCATGA
- a CDS encoding ArsR family transcriptional regulator yields MKEGPDIAQIGALIGDPARANMLAALTGGRALTATELAAAGGITLQTASTHLSKLEAGGLLAQRKQGRHRYFTLADEAVARLIESMMGLAASRGHLRHQPGPKDPALRKARICYDHLAGDFGVRMLDSLVASGSIDAIGDGLAVTAKGESDLQCIGIDVGSLKSSRRPLCRSCLDWSERRAHLAGSLGKALLSNFMENGWARRIPESRSVVFSPEGERQFLKLFPLEG; encoded by the coding sequence ATGAAAGAAGGGCCTGACATTGCTCAGATCGGCGCGCTCATCGGCGATCCGGCGCGCGCCAATATGCTGGCGGCGCTGACCGGCGGGCGTGCGCTGACGGCAACCGAACTTGCTGCGGCTGGCGGCATCACCCTGCAGACCGCAAGCACGCACCTTTCAAAACTCGAAGCCGGCGGCTTGCTGGCGCAGCGCAAACAGGGGCGACACCGCTACTTCACGCTCGCCGACGAGGCAGTCGCGCGGCTGATCGAAAGCATGATGGGCCTTGCGGCAAGCCGAGGGCATCTGCGCCATCAGCCTGGTCCGAAGGACCCGGCACTGCGCAAGGCGCGTATCTGCTACGATCATCTGGCGGGCGATTTTGGCGTGCGCATGCTGGACAGCCTCGTTGCCTCCGGGTCGATCGATGCCATCGGCGACGGGCTTGCGGTGACGGCGAAAGGCGAGAGCGATCTGCAATGTATCGGCATCGATGTCGGCAGCCTCAAGTCCTCCCGCCGGCCGCTCTGCCGCTCCTGCCTCGACTGGAGCGAACGCCGCGCCCATCTTGCCGGCAGCCTCGGCAAGGCGCTGCTTTCGAATTTCATGGAGAACGGCTGGGCAAGGCGGATACCGGAAAGCCGCTCTGTGGTCTTTTCACCCGAGGGTGAGCGGCAGTTCCTCAAGCTCTTTCCGCTGGAAGGCTAA
- a CDS encoding DsbA family protein, which translates to MRISEMQLTKRQLLGGVAAATASMAVYGTAQAQAAPEIPKPDGDVDMAKVLEPGALPEMALGKADAPVKIVEYMSMTCPHCAHFHNTTFDTIKQKYVDTGKVEFILREFPFDPRAAAAFMLARCNPQKPEELATPEQYFPMVAMLFKQQQVWAAADDGRAALLQMSKLAGFTEDSFTKCLTNQKLLDEVNATRERGSKDFGVNATPTFLINGKRYSGDMPVDTMSALIDSLL; encoded by the coding sequence ATGCGCATCTCTGAAATGCAATTGACGAAACGCCAGCTTCTGGGCGGTGTCGCCGCCGCAACCGCATCCATGGCGGTATACGGTACGGCGCAGGCGCAGGCAGCCCCGGAAATTCCGAAGCCGGACGGCGATGTCGACATGGCCAAGGTGCTGGAGCCCGGCGCGCTGCCGGAAATGGCACTCGGCAAAGCCGATGCCCCGGTCAAGATCGTCGAATATATGTCGATGACCTGCCCGCACTGCGCCCACTTCCACAACACGACCTTCGACACCATCAAGCAGAAATATGTCGATACCGGCAAGGTCGAGTTCATCCTGCGCGAATTCCCCTTCGACCCCCGCGCTGCCGCTGCCTTCATGCTTGCCCGCTGCAACCCGCAGAAGCCTGAGGAGCTCGCAACACCCGAACAGTATTTCCCGATGGTCGCCATGCTCTTCAAGCAGCAGCAGGTCTGGGCAGCAGCCGATGATGGCCGCGCTGCACTGCTGCAGATGTCGAAGCTTGCCGGATTTACTGAGGATAGCTTCACGAAGTGCTTGACGAACCAGAAACTGCTGGATGAAGTGAATGCCACGCGGGAACGGGGTTCCAAGGACTTCGGCGTCAATGCCACGCCGACGTTCCTCATCAATGGCAAGCGCTATTCTGGAGACATGCCGGTTGACACCATGTCGGCCCTCATCGACAGCCTCCTCTGA